A window of Aptenodytes patagonicus chromosome 1, bAptPat1.pri.cur, whole genome shotgun sequence genomic DNA:
CCTAAAAACATTATTAGTATTTGTCACTTCTACTGCTAGCAGCTGCACTGCAAGCTTGGCCAGGCCATTCTGGAGCAAATGGGGGTGCTTTTGGGGATTACCCACCTAAATCGAAGGCCTGTTCAATTTAAAACCACTTGCCTAATCTTAGGTTTCCAAAGTCATGAACAGCCCGATCCCCTTCCTAGAAGTTTAGCAGCTCCCTGACAagctctgcaggcagaagaggGGATGGAAATGTCTTGGGGTTGATTCACCAGCCTTGAAATGCAGTTTTTATTGGCTGCCTTAACCCCTGTTGCCCTCACAATAAACTCTGCTCATGAATTTTACACGTGTTATGGGTCAGGCCACTGCTGAGCTTGTCTCAATGTCTGCTGGTCACACAGGAGCTGCCACTGGGCAGTGGTGGTGGGGAGATCGAGTTTTGCATCCCAAGCTGTGTGAGGCAAATTATAAGGAAGAGCACCTTTTAGATGAAACAAACCTTGCAGCAGTTCCTCCTGCTCTCTTTGCTATAGCAGGATCCTCATTGGAGTCCCCTCACCGAGCGATGCCTTCATCCAGTGAGGGTCCTGAACAGGGTCATTACACAAGGTGGATAAAGCCAGTCTGGTTGCTGAGTTCTCCCAGTATTCATGTCTGCTTAATAGAACAGTGTCAAGGACACGAGAAGCTTTTGTGCTAGAGGTGCCTCTGAAGCGAAGACTGCTTCTCCCTTGCTCAGGGATAGCCTGTGAGAACAAGGGAAGAGCATCAAATACATCATCTTTTCCGAATCTGGACCTATAAGTGAACTAATCATGGGCAATACCATTCTCACAGTAAGGTCTGAGATTCGCAGTCCTATAGAGCAGTACTCTCACGTTTCTTAATATACGGTGTGCTTCTGGCTTGCAAGGATGTACACTAGTGAGCAACACTCACACTTACTTCTGTATGGCCTCTGTATAGTTAGCTGCTGCTCAAATACTAGAGAGGGGTTGTACTGCGTTACTTGTCTCTCTAAATTATTACCAGCTGATCTCAAGCAATAGCAAAACCCCAGCATGGGGAAATGTATCTCTTGGCATCCTCTGGGCACTTCCACCTCAGGGGGTATGTAAATGAGTAAATCACTGAATTATTTCCTGGAAAGATTAATTGCCTTCTTTATTTCCCACCCTCCTTCCCAATCAGGTGAAACAGCAGATGTCAACCACATTGCAGACAAACTTGCCAAGCTTGTTACTTCCAGATCCCAGGAACCTCCTTCAGATGTTTCATTCAAGGCGATTTTTGAAAGCCCGTGCCAGAAACAAGATGGTAGTGATCCTACTGATGGAAGCGAGGGCAAGGAACACGGTAAGGGTGAAGAATTTCATGCTCACAGGCAGTACATCAGGTTGGGATTGCACACTGAGGCATTTTCTCTAGACATGGTGAAGCACTTGGGACTTCTGCGGTAAGGCGCTGTGAAGAAGGAAGTTTGCTCTGCTGGTTCTTGCTCTGTTGCCCATATTTCAGGAACTGCTCTTGCAATACTCTAAAAAGTCCTGCCTGCTACTGCAATTAAAGGGAGCATCCTTAAAAATCCAAGGAGGTGTGACATGAGAAAAGGAGGATGAAGGTAAAGTGACATAAGGTGACAGAGCAGTGGTAGGAGTGGCAGAGCAGGGGGCAGAGTAATACACCAGGGCTCTAAGGCCAAAGAGCAGTCCCTGGGGAAATAATGTCTTGGTCAATCCATCTTCGGTGACAGGACAACACTGCTCAACAATCTCTGTTATAAGTCTGAACTGCTTGTCTTCCATGATGTCTGCAGAGATTTAGTCTTAATGCAAGCTTTCTAGGGATTTCTGGTTACAAGGGGGATCCTGCcatactttcattttctttaatccaGCAAACCCAGAGTTTGTCCTAATGAGTTGCAGAAGGTGCCATTGGTAATgatgaggggatttttttttcccctaattttaaGTCCATTTTCAAGGGCTTCTGCTAGCTGCTCTTTTGTTCTGGCTTGTTATCAGACATACCTCAAAGCCCAAAGGGCTGGCAGTGGGATGTTAAAGCCCTTGCTCTTTCCCAGATTCTTAACTGGAGCAAAACATTGGGCAGATGGAGACATAGCATTGCTTACACCACGCAGACTAGAACAGCGAGCTTCAGCTTGAAGCCTGGATACACAACTCTGTATGACTTTGCCACAAACTAGCAGCTGTTTTCATGATTAAGTGACACAAAGGCTTTCACCACAGTTTGCTATCTGGATCCAATGTTTATGTTACTCTTTTCTttaacagatgaagaaaagataATACAAACAATAGTTTCACTGTTAAGACAATCAGGGGACCGACTAGAAGAAAAGGTAACTCCTTCTTTTTTCAGGAACTACACAGGCTagagtgtgagagagagattACACTTGGGAGTTAATGTTTTCTAACCTAGCGCGCTCTGTCTCTATCCTGAACTTCTCTTTCTGTATCTAGGGCTTTCTGAAACCTTCGCCATTCATCCTGAAACCTTTCTTAAGACCAGAGATCTCTGTTGGGGTGTGGGAGGAAGGCAACAAAAATGTTGTGCATTTCAAAGAGGAGTCACTTGCCTCATTCCTGTTGAGTTTCATGGGATGTTGAGCACTCGACTGACTCTGAGAAACTCTTGTGTTTGCATGTAATTTAGCATACAAGATGTTTCCAGTGGAGGGAGAAAAACTCTACAGCTTTGAGAGTTGCTGTAGGGAACTAAATGAGTGCATTTTGACAGCCCGGCCAAAAAGCTATAGAACCACCCCCACGAGTCCATTAGTTGGAGTGAAtgttttctctattaaaaaatagGCACTTGTTCCCTTTACTCCCTTCTTTAGCTGCCCCCTACCTATAAAGGTATATTCCCACATGGAGGAcatgctcagctcctgcagcagagaggTACCCAGATATAGTAAGAAGCATCACAAAGACCATGACTGAGCAAATGGAATTTAGCATGGCAGCTGTTACCAGCACTTCTCATAACCTTGCCTTTACTGTCATCTTCCCACTGTTTCTGTATTCCCATGTCTCCTCACCTGCAGGTCTCAATATCAGTGTCACActtgttctgctttctctctctctgcttctctcattcaaatgcaaaaaaactgaagatttttttgaggaaaaaacataGAGCCACCTCCAGAACCTGAAGGAGCAGCTTTGCAGTGAGGTGTGGGGTTTGTGTGTCATCTCTTGCATTCACCACCACGATTAGACTACATTGCATGTGTTACTTAGAGATGTTCTCCTTTCCCAATGCGATAGGGAAAGCAACACCAACACAAGTGGCTCAATTTAACCAATCCTTATTCTTATTTTCAGATCAAAAAGGACACGGTTTTCTATCAGCATTTTAAAGACATGCTGTCCTACACCTTCTTCAAGAGGATCACTGATTTGTTCCTGGAGGATGTCTCAGCAGATTCAACAAGTGAGCCAGGAGGCCAAGTACAATGCACGAAAGTTGCCTTTGCAATGGAAGTTGCCACCAGACTTACCGCTGTGGACAACCATCCTATGAACCTGGTCTTGGGCTTTGGATTAAAGTACCTCAGAGAACACTTCAAGCCATGGATTCAGGACCAGGGTGGCTGGGTATGCATTTTGCCTCCCTTGACTTGTGCATAGCCTACGGCACCTTGAAGCAGCACACTTTCACAGAACTAACCTGGGCCAGatacaaaccaaaccaaactgcaTATTCTTTAACACAGCGTGTACTCCAGCTGTGGAATTACTTGCTACAAGACATCTTCTATGCTGCAAGTTTTTTATTTACATAGGTCCAAAAATCAATAGGAGACATTCATGGAGGGTTGTTAAGTATAAAACACCATTCCTGGCACAGACAGTCTCTCCACCACAAATAGCTGAAGGCTGGGAGAAACACCAGGAAACTTCACGCTTGCCCTAAACCTATACTTCTCCCTAGAAGCGTGCTGTTGGCAGGTTCTGGGGACAGCATAGTAGTTCAGCAGTTCACACAGTCTGCCCTTATGCTGTGGTATGCTTCCACTTTCCCTGTACGCAAAAATATCTGTTTATCTTCATATCCCTCTTTCAAAGTCAGTTGTGCAAGGTGCTCTTTTGCCAGCagtggtgctgagctgctgcccTTTGTAGCTCATTTACCTGTATTTGCTGGGAGGCACTTGCATCGGAGATCCTAGTCCTTTTGTGCTTCATGAAACAAGTGGAAACATTCAGCAGCTGTACAGCCTGTGTCCATTGGAATAGATAGCATGTGAGGTCAGGAAATCCTACTGGCAAACCTACTGACTGACCTCAGCAGAGCTGAAATTAGGATGAGGGTCCTCATTGCTTTTATAATTGTAAGTTTTCTTTCTATGTTACAGGAGAAGGCTTTGATGTCACTGGATCAGGAAGAAGTAGAGTAATCATGACTGAATTCATTCTTCAGGGTGCAGGAGCCTTCAATTAAGGAACACACAGGATCTTACCTCAGTCCGATGCCAGAATGATTAGTggctatgtatttttattttttccatggaaGGCTGGAGTGTTGCATGGCTAACTGATGGGTACAATTGCACCTTCCTAAAGTTGGTATTGATGTAGAAGTGTTCTTCAGTGGATATGAAGGCACCTTCAACTCCCCTGGAGCATTAAGCCTCATGGATAGTGATTTTAGGTACCTTTCTGAGTAGAGGTGCTTGCCGCTACTCCTATGGATGGATGTTAAAGTGCAAACTGGAGTAAAATATCAAAGTATGCAATCAAGAACCACTGGACTGTGATAAACCATTAACCAAGTGAGACAAGTGCTGCCAGCTTTGTGTAGTTCATAGTGGTACCATCTGGTACCAATTCCACAGTCCCTTGTTAGAAGACATACCTAAACATGGCCATtggtttcctcccccccccccccggccttctCTGATTAGATTCTCCAAAGTGTTGATGCTATTTTATACTTCTGAAAGGGACTGAGTAAGGTTAATGAGGGCTTTTTACTCCAACGCTTTCCCCATTCCCCCAAGAAAATAGACTTGATCTACCTACAGATGCTTGTAATTTGAACTCTTCTCTTTTAAACCCCTTCAAAGCACAGCACAATAGATGTTGACTTTTACAGCATTATTTTGTCCattaatgtcgtggtttaacctcagtcggcaactgagcaccacacagccgctcgctcactccctccctccccagtgggatgggcgagagaattggaagagcacaaatgagaaaaactcgtgggttgagataaaaacagtttaataattgaaataaaatgataataataataatatgataata
This region includes:
- the BCL2L14 gene encoding apoptosis facilitator Bcl-2-like protein 14, whose translation is MSWPIDVSMEEIPLEDDERDSIEYKILMAYAQRRLSASKYGKLLKNEANVQKSSSLIRRKVKIDHQRDRGGPSRRPVFQGGVMQQHSKKQPKRKYSPGYCLPFFCSRAEQEKPPTLALRQGDMAHLSISETQSESLQEGNSQHQTSETADVNHIADKLAKLVTSRSQEPPSDVSFKAIFESPCQKQDGSDPTDGSEGKEHDEEKIIQTIVSLLRQSGDRLEEKIKKDTVFYQHFKDMLSYTFFKRITDLFLEDVSADSTSEPGGQVQCTKVAFAMEVATRLTAVDNHPMNLVLGFGLKYLREHFKPWIQDQGGWEKALMSLDQEEVE